TAAATCATATCGTTATGAGTCATATCGTCAACACAATCAAGTTAATTATAAGATAACTAAAGGTACACCGCTACTGTAAGTATCAATTGGTTAATCCGAAGTTCTTATAATTTTAAGATGAAGAGGCTATAATAGGTTAAACTACACTGATAGTGTAAAACATCCTTTCGCAGACATACATAACTTAAATCCAAAGTAATTATAAGATAACATAAGAACTTTCAAGTATTTAGATTATTTATTAGAGATACTTACCCAACAGCAAAGAAGGAGTGTCCAGACAAATGCCAAGATTGAACACTTTTGCCATGATTCTCAAAAATGATCTCCACAAAGTTGCGGTAAGTGGCATTGACAACATTAGGTGCAAGAGTTATTTTATCTTGTGCTTCTTTCCCAGATGCTGGTTCATAATCATCCTTGATCAAGTCATACTTGAACACCTTGTCACCAACACCATAGTACTCAGCCAATTTAATTGGTGTTGCGGGATCCACATGCGAGACACCGTTGATGGCATAGCGAAGCTTGCCATCAACGTTGCCAGCCGAAGTCACTAGCTTGATGGTGCGCGTGATGTTGATTTGACCGTAATGGTAAGATCCCTGCGGGTTAGGTCTAGCTGCACTCGCGGTCAAATTCCAACGGAAGGAGCGGAACTGGTTCAGGGACCAGGCCCACCCTTCTGGTGCCTTAGGCAATTGGGGTGAGGCGGGGCCCTTGCCATTGGCATAACGGATTGTGGCGGTAGCAACATGTGGTTCCTTGGTGAACCTCGTGGAAGCCACGAGGAAATAGTCCTTGGGATCCTGATCAGCAGTTATCAGAACGGACATGCATTGTCCCAAGTGGACGTCTAGTGATTCATACACATTTTGCACCGTGTGAGAACCTTCGATTTCAACAAGTTTCATTGTGTGGCCCTGGAATCTAACATTGATAGAATCCTTCATGCCAACGTTGCAAAACCTGAACCTGTACGTCTTTCCGGGGGTCAAAGTGTACATTGGCTCATCCTTACCGTCGCCTTTCCCGCTCTTTCCATTGATAATCACACCTTGTGGCCTTCCAAGAGCGCGCCCATTATCCAACAAGTTTTTCAATTCGGTGTGGCTCTTGGTATACCAATCAGCCACAAGGACCATGAAATCATCCTCAGGGGTATCAAACGGGACAGGGATCAATGCGCGACTCAAGACACTTATACCACCGAAACCACCAGCAGCGCGGTGTAGGGTGGTGGTGGGGTAGTAGTAGTAACTTCCAATTTGATCCTTGACCTGAAAACGATAGGTGAAATTAGCCCCCGGAGGGATCGGGCAATTGGTACCATGGGTACCTTCTTGCCACGAGTTCTTCCTCTGTTGGACGCCATTCCATGTGAAAAGGAGCGGCTCGTCCAACTGGTTAAACACGTTGACAATAATGTTGTTGTTGGATGTGCCATTAATTCTAGGGCCGGGGAATTGGCCattgatcaaaatgactttttgTGGAACCCCAAGAGGAGAAAGGGTGCCATATGTAACTTTCCATTCGTGAAACAAATAAGGATCCTCTCCATTTACTAAAATGCAAGGAATTACTAGCAAAATTGCTAGCACAAACCTCAACATATTattcattattttctttttctctcgtcTTTCTTTTGGTTTTTCGATTCTTTAA
This sequence is a window from Nicotiana tomentosiformis chromosome 5, ASM39032v3, whole genome shotgun sequence. Protein-coding genes within it:
- the LOC104104897 gene encoding L-ascorbate oxidase homolog, translating into MNNMLRFVLAILLVIPCILVNGEDPYLFHEWKVTYGTLSPLGVPQKVILINGQFPGPRINGTSNNNIIVNVFNQLDEPLLFTWNGVQQRKNSWQEGTHGTNCPIPPGANFTYRFQVKDQIGSYYYYPTTTLHRAAGGFGGISVLSRALIPVPFDTPEDDFMVLVADWYTKSHTELKNLLDNGRALGRPQGVIINGKSGKGDGKDEPMYTLTPGKTYRFRFCNVGMKDSINVRFQGHTMKLVEIEGSHTVQNVYESLDVHLGQCMSVLITADQDPKDYFLVASTRFTKEPHVATATIRYANGKGPASPQLPKAPEGWAWSLNQFRSFRWNLTASAARPNPQGSYHYGQINITRTIKLVTSAGNVDGKLRYAINGVSHVDPATPIKLAEYYGVGDKVFKYDLIKDDYEPASGKEAQDKITLAPNVVNATYRNFVEIIFENHGKSVQSWHLSGHSFFAVGIEPGRWTPEKRRNYNLLDAVSRNTIQVYPNSWAAIMTTLDNAGLWNLRSNSLERNYLGHQLYFSVLSPNHSVKDEYNMPDNDLVCGFVKDMPRPTPYKSG